The Clostridiaceae bacterium HFYG-1003 genome includes a window with the following:
- a CDS encoding cobalamin biosynthesis protein, which produces MTAAVIGFSRQGAELGERVASSLEVMGYQTEVRRCGRGELPGWTRANFHRDALIFIGSCGIAVRAVAPLLAGKTRDPAVLVIDEQARHVIALLSGHIGGANRLTRDLARALDAVPVITTATDVRGVFAVDAWAVEQGLRIASPEGIREISACLLAGGSVRLETPFPVTGPLPPGFLMTDAGSPAALPTVRIDWQSHAEAAVLELVAPVVSLGIGCRRGTPAPLIEAAAAQLLEQTGCHPLAIARVCSIDLKADEPGLTEFCRTRHLPLVTYSARELERVPGRFGASEFVRRVTGVDNVCERSAVCGAGAGARLLQRKTSGSGVTLALAIAPCTLRFEKGELI; this is translated from the coding sequence ATGACCGCTGCGGTGATTGGCTTCAGTCGGCAGGGAGCCGAGCTGGGGGAACGGGTGGCATCCAGCCTGGAAGTCATGGGATACCAGACCGAGGTGAGGCGCTGCGGCCGGGGGGAGCTGCCCGGGTGGACCCGGGCGAACTTTCATCGGGATGCCCTGATCTTCATCGGATCCTGCGGCATTGCCGTGCGGGCGGTGGCTCCGCTTCTGGCCGGAAAGACCCGGGATCCGGCGGTGCTGGTCATTGATGAGCAGGCCCGCCATGTCATCGCCCTGCTGTCCGGCCACATCGGCGGGGCCAACCGGCTGACCCGGGACCTTGCCCGGGCATTAGACGCCGTCCCGGTCATCACCACGGCCACGGATGTCCGGGGCGTGTTTGCGGTGGACGCCTGGGCGGTCGAACAGGGTCTTCGGATTGCCAGTCCGGAGGGCATCCGGGAGATTTCAGCCTGTCTGCTGGCCGGAGGTTCCGTCCGCCTGGAGACGCCGTTTCCGGTGACGGGACCTTTGCCCCCGGGATTTCTCATGACGGATGCTGGATCGCCTGCGGCGTTGCCCACAGTGCGCATTGACTGGCAAAGTCACGCCGAGGCGGCGGTTCTGGAGCTGGTGGCGCCGGTTGTCAGTCTGGGCATCGGCTGCCGCCGTGGGACGCCGGCGCCCCTAATTGAAGCGGCGGCAGCGCAGCTGCTGGAGCAAACCGGCTGTCACCCCCTGGCCATCGCCAGGGTCTGCAGCATCGATCTGAAAGCCGATGAGCCGGGACTGACGGAATTCTGCCGGACCAGACACCTGCCCTTGGTCACTTATTCCGCCCGGGAGCTCGAACGCGTCCCCGGCCGGTTTGGGGCCTCCGAGTTTGTCCGGCGCGTGACCGGGGTGGACAATGTCTGCGAGCGCAGCGCCGTTTGCGGCGCCGGAGCCGGTGCCCGGCTGCTCCAGCGGAAAACTTCGGGCAGCGGGGTGACGCTGGCTCTGGCCATCGCCCCCTGCACCCTTCGCTTTGAAAAAGGAGAACTGATATGA
- the cobM gene encoding precorrin-4 C(11)-methyltransferase, with translation MIHFVGAGPGAPDLITLRGAQLLRQADCIVYAGSLVDPRHLEGAKAGCEIHNSAAMTLDEVIAVLERVHRSGGLVVRLHTGDPSIYGAIREQMDRLSQAGIPFDVCPGVSSFCGAAAALKAEYTLPGVSQSVIITRRVGRTPVPERERIASLAAHGAAMVVFLSAGMTKALQQELLEGYDADSPAAIVYKASWPQEKVLRCTVGTLAQTAAAHEVSNHALILVGGFLGEDYELSRLYDPAFTTAFRQGTEA, from the coding sequence ATGATTCATTTTGTGGGAGCCGGCCCCGGAGCACCGGATTTAATCACGCTGCGCGGTGCGCAGCTGCTGCGTCAGGCCGACTGTATTGTCTACGCCGGATCCCTGGTGGATCCGCGGCATCTGGAGGGGGCCAAAGCCGGCTGTGAGATCCATAACAGCGCCGCCATGACCCTGGATGAAGTCATCGCGGTGCTGGAACGGGTGCACCGCAGCGGCGGACTGGTGGTTCGCCTGCATACCGGAGATCCCTCGATTTACGGCGCCATCCGCGAACAGATGGATCGGCTGTCGCAGGCGGGCATACCCTTTGACGTCTGTCCCGGAGTATCCAGCTTCTGCGGCGCCGCTGCCGCGCTGAAAGCTGAATATACCCTGCCCGGGGTCAGCCAGAGCGTGATCATCACGCGTCGGGTGGGACGGACTCCGGTGCCGGAACGGGAGAGAATTGCCAGTCTGGCCGCCCATGGCGCTGCCATGGTGGTCTTTCTCAGCGCCGGCATGACGAAGGCGCTGCAGCAGGAACTGCTCGAAGGCTATGACGCGGATTCTCCCGCGGCCATTGTCTATAAAGCCAGCTGGCCGCAGGAGAAAGTGCTGCGCTGCACGGTGGGTACCCTGGCGCAGACGGCGGCCGCCCATGAGGTGTCAAACCATGCCCTGATTCTGGTGGGGGGATTCCTGGGCGAGGACTATGAGCTGTCCAGACTGTATGATCCCGCCTTCACCACCGCCTTCCGCCAGGGAACCGAGGCATGA
- the cbiD gene encoding cobalt-precorrin-5B (C(1))-methyltransferase CbiD: MEMKRNVNGTMMRRGFTTGTCAAAAAKAAAVLLLRGQAPATVSVRTPGGIDLVLDVLQPERGADSASCAIRKDAGDDPDITDGALIIARIRRIPRGIELDGGTGIGRVTRPGLDQPVGAAAINRVPREMIARHLREVSENCGYSGGLSVVLEIPGGDELARRTFNPRLGITGGLSILGTSGLVEPMSHQAMADTIRLRLRQLRAGGAQTVLLTPGNYGETFAREELGLSMTCHINCANFIGDAIDAAVELGFERILLVGHIGKLVKLGIGVPNTHSAFGDGRMETLLACALRAGAGLPLLAGILECATTDAALDLLWAAGLLEPALVELGRRIEDFLTRRVPAGIALGYLCYTNAPDFPGVLIKNDQASDLMKLLEEKQ, from the coding sequence ATGGAAATGAAACGAAACGTCAATGGAACGATGATGCGCCGCGGCTTCACCACCGGGACCTGCGCCGCGGCGGCGGCCAAGGCGGCGGCTGTTTTGCTGCTGCGCGGGCAAGCGCCGGCCACCGTGTCGGTCCGGACGCCCGGGGGGATCGACCTGGTACTGGACGTGCTCCAGCCGGAGCGGGGCGCGGATTCTGCCAGCTGCGCCATCCGTAAGGATGCCGGGGACGATCCCGACATCACGGACGGCGCTCTGATCATTGCCCGGATCCGCCGGATTCCCCGGGGGATTGAGCTGGACGGCGGGACTGGAATCGGCCGGGTCACCCGGCCCGGTCTGGATCAGCCCGTGGGGGCGGCGGCCATCAACCGCGTGCCCCGGGAGATGATTGCCCGCCACCTCCGGGAGGTGTCGGAGAACTGCGGCTACAGCGGCGGTCTGTCAGTCGTCCTGGAAATTCCCGGCGGAGACGAGCTGGCCCGCCGGACCTTCAACCCCCGCCTGGGCATCACCGGCGGTCTGTCGATCCTGGGAACCTCCGGCCTGGTGGAACCCATGAGCCATCAGGCCATGGCGGATACGATCCGCCTGCGGCTCCGGCAGCTGCGCGCCGGGGGTGCCCAAACCGTGCTGCTCACCCCCGGCAACTACGGCGAGACCTTCGCCCGGGAGGAGCTGGGATTGAGTATGACCTGCCACATCAACTGCGCCAATTTCATCGGCGATGCCATTGACGCGGCGGTGGAGCTCGGGTTCGAACGGATTCTGCTGGTGGGCCACATCGGCAAGCTCGTCAAGCTGGGAATCGGGGTGCCCAATACCCATTCCGCCTTTGGCGACGGCCGGATGGAAACGCTGCTGGCCTGCGCCCTGCGCGCCGGCGCCGGACTTCCCCTGCTGGCGGGAATCCTGGAGTGCGCCACCACCGATGCCGCCCTGGACCTGCTCTGGGCCGCCGGTCTGCTGGAGCCGGCATTGGTCGAACTGGGCCGGCGGATCGAGGATTTTCTGACCCGGCGCGTGCCTGCGGGCATTGCCCTGGGCTATCTGTGCTATACCAATGCGCCGGATTTTCCCGGCGTTCTGATAAAAAATGATCAGGCCAGTGACCTGATGAAACTGCTGGAGGAAAAACAATGA
- a CDS encoding sirohydrochlorin cobaltochelatase, with the protein MYKQLKPLAALALALLMTTGCAARPTAAVSPAATDAPRKPVLLAVSFGTSYNDSRDLTIGAIEQALQAAYPAYEVRRAFTSQIIIDKLKQRDNLKIDNVKEAMDRLVADGVREIVIQPTHVMNGYEYDDIVAEVKAYESRFDRLSIGVNLLSRDTDYQEVASVITRETAAYDVPGTAVVFMGHGTEAPSNATYARLQQTLAETGHSRYFIGTVEATPSLADVLAQVKACGATKVVLQPLMIVAGDHANNDMAGEEDGSWKKEFEKAGFAVEVVLKGMGQMKGIQDLIVRHAGEAISH; encoded by the coding sequence ATGTACAAACAGCTCAAACCCCTGGCCGCCCTGGCCCTGGCCCTGCTAATGACGACGGGCTGCGCCGCCCGGCCGACCGCGGCCGTCAGCCCCGCCGCCACCGACGCGCCCCGAAAGCCGGTGCTGTTAGCCGTCAGTTTCGGCACCAGCTACAACGACAGCCGCGACCTGACCATCGGCGCCATCGAACAGGCCCTGCAGGCTGCGTATCCCGCCTATGAGGTCCGCCGGGCCTTTACCAGTCAGATCATCATTGACAAGCTGAAGCAGCGGGACAACCTGAAGATCGATAATGTCAAAGAGGCCATGGACCGCCTGGTGGCGGACGGGGTCCGGGAGATCGTGATTCAGCCCACCCATGTCATGAACGGCTACGAATATGATGACATCGTGGCCGAAGTGAAAGCCTATGAAAGCAGGTTCGACCGTCTGAGCATCGGCGTCAACCTGCTCAGCCGCGACACGGACTATCAGGAGGTCGCATCGGTCATCACCCGGGAAACAGCGGCTTATGACGTTCCAGGTACCGCTGTAGTCTTCATGGGTCACGGCACGGAAGCTCCGTCCAACGCCACCTACGCCCGGCTGCAGCAGACGCTGGCCGAAACCGGACACAGCCGGTACTTCATCGGCACCGTGGAAGCGACGCCGTCGCTGGCAGACGTGCTGGCTCAGGTCAAGGCCTGCGGCGCGACCAAAGTGGTGCTGCAGCCCCTCATGATCGTTGCCGGTGATCACGCCAACAATGACATGGCTGGCGAAGAGGACGGATCCTGGAAGAAAGAATTTGAGAAAGCCGGCTTTGCGGTTGAGGTGGTCCTGAAGGGCATGGGCCAGATGAAAGGCATTCAGGATCTGATCGTGCGCCACGCCGGCGAAGCGATCAGCCATTAG
- a CDS encoding ABC transporter substrate-binding protein → MTGCHRIRSRRPGGLRGVPAFLSTALLKVSTLLGVTALLGVTALLGVTILLSGCTVPAAAPPAGGLGIGWRVERSLELEYAKNFSVDYYPEDYALVTLSDKSRFLVVPPGRTAPEGIGGDITVLQRPLRSVYLVATSVMAQFDELHALDQIRLSGTRAADWQSQNARTAMENGSIVFAGKYSAPDYELILSSQCDLAIESSMINHVPEVKEKLLGMKVPVLIDQSSYEKHPLGRTEWIKLYGVLTGREEQAAASFDRQAALLREASVQSGTGKSVAFFYISSAGQVVVRKPGDYITKMIDLAGGSYAFSHLGDPEQAGNTVNLDMEAFYAAARDADVLIYNSALAGEVASLADLTARNALLSKFKAVQTGNVWCTEKNLYQETTRLGLMVSDLNRLLTDPDPTLNQLHFFTRLR, encoded by the coding sequence ATGACAGGATGCCATCGGATCCGATCCCGTCGACCCGGCGGGCTTCGGGGAGTACCCGCCTTCCTGAGCACCGCTCTTCTCAAAGTCAGCACGCTTCTGGGAGTCACTGCTCTTCTGGGAGTCACTGCCCTTCTGGGAGTCACCATCCTCCTGTCGGGCTGTACGGTTCCGGCAGCTGCCCCGCCCGCCGGCGGACTGGGAATTGGCTGGAGGGTTGAGCGGTCCCTGGAGCTGGAGTATGCCAAGAATTTCAGCGTGGACTATTATCCGGAGGATTATGCTCTGGTCACGCTGTCGGATAAAAGCCGGTTTCTGGTCGTCCCGCCGGGCAGGACGGCGCCTGAAGGAATCGGGGGGGACATCACCGTGCTGCAGCGGCCGCTGCGCAGCGTTTATCTGGTGGCCACCTCCGTCATGGCTCAGTTCGATGAACTCCATGCCCTGGATCAGATCCGGCTCTCCGGCACCCGGGCGGCGGACTGGCAGAGCCAGAATGCCCGGACGGCCATGGAAAACGGGAGCATCGTGTTTGCCGGCAAATACAGTGCGCCCGACTATGAGCTGATTCTTTCGAGTCAGTGCGATCTGGCGATTGAATCCAGCATGATCAATCATGTGCCCGAGGTGAAGGAAAAACTGCTGGGGATGAAGGTTCCGGTTCTGATCGACCAGTCCAGCTATGAAAAACACCCGCTGGGCCGGACCGAATGGATTAAGCTCTACGGCGTACTCACCGGTCGGGAAGAGCAGGCTGCGGCAAGCTTTGACCGGCAGGCCGCCCTGCTCCGGGAAGCCTCAGTGCAGTCCGGCACCGGCAAATCGGTGGCGTTTTTCTACATCAGTTCCGCCGGTCAGGTGGTGGTGCGAAAACCCGGGGACTACATCACGAAGATGATCGACCTGGCCGGAGGCAGCTATGCCTTCAGCCATCTGGGCGACCCGGAACAAGCCGGCAATACCGTCAATCTGGATATGGAAGCCTTCTATGCCGCGGCCAGGGATGCGGATGTCCTGATCTACAACAGTGCCCTGGCCGGTGAAGTCGCTTCCCTGGCAGACCTGACCGCCAGGAACGCTTTGCTGAGCAAGTTCAAGGCCGTTCAAACCGGAAATGTCTGGTGTACGGAAAAGAACCTGTACCAGGAAACAACCCGGCTGGGGCTGATGGTCTCGGATCTGAACCGCCTCTTGACGGATCCCGATCCCACTTTGAACCAGCTGCACTTTTTTACCCGCCTCAGATAA
- a CDS encoding iron ABC transporter permease produces the protein MDPSNKRRWRFGLALLFLLSLVLGLVALNISLGSIPVSLPDIRRILFGQGGTPTQQDIIWKIRLPRTLAAVLLGGALALSGFLLQTYFNNPIAGPYVLGISSGSKLAVSVTLIAALSRGIPLGSAALISAAFAGALGTMGFILLAARKVQRSSRLIVSGVMIGYICSALTDFVITFADDAAIVNLHNWSRGSFSGIAWPDVAAMTFVVLPAAVCVFLLSKPIGACQLGESYARNMGVNIPRFRRLLVLLSSVLCACVIAFAGPVSFVGVAVPHLTRGLLGTARPLVVIPACFLSGAAFCLGCDLIARTAFAPLELSISSVTAVIGAPIVISILLGKKGRD, from the coding sequence ATGGATCCATCCAACAAACGACGCTGGCGCTTCGGCCTGGCTCTGCTATTCCTGCTGAGCCTGGTTCTTGGCCTGGTGGCACTCAATATCAGCCTGGGGAGCATACCGGTCAGCCTCCCCGACATCAGGCGCATTCTGTTTGGTCAGGGCGGGACGCCCACCCAGCAGGATATCATCTGGAAAATCCGACTGCCCCGGACTCTGGCGGCGGTTCTTCTCGGCGGCGCTCTGGCGCTGTCGGGTTTTTTGCTTCAAACCTATTTCAACAACCCCATCGCCGGTCCCTACGTCCTGGGCATTTCCTCTGGTTCCAAGCTGGCGGTGTCGGTCACCCTGATTGCCGCGCTGAGCCGGGGCATTCCCCTGGGCTCGGCCGCTCTGATCAGCGCGGCGTTTGCCGGTGCCCTGGGCACCATGGGCTTTATCCTGCTGGCGGCCCGAAAGGTTCAACGCTCCAGCCGGCTGATTGTCAGCGGCGTCATGATCGGCTACATCTGTTCCGCCCTGACGGACTTCGTGATTACCTTCGCCGATGACGCCGCCATCGTGAACCTGCACAACTGGTCCCGGGGCAGCTTCTCCGGCATCGCCTGGCCGGATGTAGCCGCCATGACGTTCGTGGTCCTGCCGGCTGCTGTCTGTGTGTTCCTGCTGTCCAAACCCATCGGCGCCTGTCAGCTGGGAGAAAGCTACGCCAGGAACATGGGCGTCAACATCCCCCGCTTCCGCCGTCTGCTGGTGCTTTTATCCAGCGTCCTGTGCGCCTGCGTCATCGCCTTTGCCGGCCCGGTGTCCTTTGTCGGCGTGGCCGTGCCGCATCTGACCCGGGGCCTTTTGGGCACAGCCCGGCCGCTGGTTGTCATCCCCGCCTGCTTTTTAAGCGGCGCCGCATTCTGTCTGGGCTGCGACCTGATCGCCCGAACCGCCTTTGCTCCCCTGGAACTTAGCATCAGCTCGGTGACCGCAGTGATTGGTGCCCCCATCGTGATCAGCATACTGCTGGGAAAGAAAGGACGTGACTGA
- a CDS encoding ABC transporter ATP-binding protein: MTDFFKTDRLTVGYDGVPLIRDICLSLERGQILTLIGPNGSGKSTILKSLTRQLKSLGGTVSIDGRAIAKMSSLDLARQVSVVWTDRLKPELMTCREVVATGRYPYTGRLGILSAADRAAVFGAMELVDALPLAERDFTRISDGQRQRILLARAICQEPRIIVLDEPTSFLDIRYKLELLGILRSLAKERGITVIMSLHELELAQKASDLVLCVKDGAIAHIGSPREVFGGDRIRELFGLTDGSYNPGFGSFELARPGGVPRVFVIAGGGTGIPQYRALQQRGIPFATGILHENDVDFSLARDLAGEVIAEQSFEPIRPALLRQAIDRLKQCGAVINCLNRYGELNLPNRELAEAARSLGLPVVSGADELPCQSDLIIRKWSDD, encoded by the coding sequence ATGACTGATTTTTTCAAAACGGACCGTCTCACCGTCGGCTACGACGGAGTCCCGCTGATCCGGGACATCTGCCTGTCCCTGGAGCGGGGGCAGATTCTGACCCTGATCGGACCCAACGGCTCGGGCAAGTCCACGATCCTGAAAAGCCTCACCCGTCAGCTGAAAAGCCTGGGCGGAACGGTGAGCATCGATGGGCGGGCCATCGCCAAAATGTCCAGCCTCGACCTGGCCCGGCAGGTATCGGTGGTCTGGACCGATCGGCTCAAACCGGAACTTATGACCTGCCGGGAGGTTGTCGCCACCGGCCGCTATCCCTATACCGGTCGCCTGGGCATCCTCTCCGCGGCAGACCGGGCCGCTGTCTTCGGGGCCATGGAGCTGGTGGATGCCCTGCCCCTGGCCGAGCGGGACTTTACCCGGATCAGCGATGGCCAGCGCCAGAGAATCCTGCTGGCCCGGGCGATCTGCCAGGAACCCCGGATCATCGTACTGGACGAGCCCACCTCCTTTCTGGATATCCGCTATAAGCTGGAACTTCTGGGCATTCTACGGTCCCTGGCAAAGGAGCGGGGCATCACGGTCATCATGTCGCTGCACGAACTGGAACTGGCCCAGAAGGCTTCGGATCTGGTTCTGTGCGTCAAGGACGGAGCGATTGCCCACATCGGCAGCCCCCGGGAAGTCTTTGGCGGCGACCGGATCCGGGAACTGTTCGGTCTGACTGACGGCAGCTACAACCCGGGCTTCGGCAGCTTTGAACTGGCCCGCCCCGGCGGAGTACCACGGGTGTTTGTCATCGCCGGCGGCGGAACCGGCATCCCGCAGTACCGGGCGCTGCAGCAGCGAGGCATTCCGTTTGCCACCGGCATCCTGCATGAAAATGACGTGGACTTCAGCCTGGCGCGGGATCTGGCCGGCGAGGTCATTGCCGAGCAGAGCTTTGAGCCCATCCGCCCGGCGCTCCTGCGGCAGGCCATCGACCGGCTGAAGCAATGTGGCGCGGTGATCAACTGCCTGAATCGGTACGGCGAACTGAACCTGCCAAACCGTGAACTGGCCGAAGCGGCCCGATCACTCGGCCTGCCGGTTGTGTCCGGTGCCGATGAGCTCCCCTGCCAATCTGACTTAATAATCCGGAAATGGAGTGATGATTGA
- the cobI gene encoding precorrin-2 C(20)-methyltransferase, translated as MKHGIVYGVSVGPGDPSLLTLKAAERIRLCPVLAVPRTSGAHSLALSIAAGAVDLAAKAVEYLDLPMTRDPELRERAYRAVADQIARHLGTGADVAVLNLGDASLYSSWSYLCRILLDDGWTAETIPGVTSFCACAARLNRSLTEMNEPLHILPGALEDLEAALALPGGKIVMKSGKSLPQVLELLARQGLTDRAALVSDCGLPTEQAFPRIEEVTCDSYFSTLLIAP; from the coding sequence ATGAAACATGGAATTGTGTATGGCGTCAGCGTGGGGCCGGGAGATCCGTCCCTGCTGACCCTGAAAGCAGCCGAGCGCATCCGGCTGTGTCCGGTGCTGGCTGTGCCCCGGACCTCCGGTGCCCACTCCCTGGCGCTGTCCATCGCCGCCGGGGCGGTGGATCTGGCTGCCAAGGCGGTGGAATACCTGGACCTGCCCATGACCCGGGATCCCGAACTGCGGGAACGAGCCTACCGCGCGGTCGCAGACCAGATTGCGCGCCATCTCGGAACCGGTGCGGATGTGGCGGTGCTTAACCTGGGCGATGCTTCGCTCTACAGCTCCTGGTCCTACCTGTGCCGAATTCTTCTCGACGACGGCTGGACGGCGGAAACCATCCCCGGCGTGACCAGCTTCTGCGCCTGTGCCGCCCGGCTCAACCGCAGCCTGACCGAGATGAATGAACCACTGCATATCCTGCCCGGCGCCCTGGAAGATCTGGAAGCCGCCCTGGCCCTGCCGGGCGGAAAAATCGTGATGAAGTCCGGCAAGTCCCTGCCCCAGGTTCTGGAACTCCTGGCCAGACAGGGCCTGACCGACCGGGCAGCCCTGGTCAGTGACTGCGGCCTCCCCACGGAACAGGCTTTTCCCCGGATTGAGGAAGTGACCTGTGACAGCTACTTCTCGACCCTCCTGATCGCGCCCTGA
- a CDS encoding alkaline phosphatase encodes MLNWKKMMALAVTGSLVMGLGGTNALAARKTAGKGQTVRNVILMIADGWGENQILAANYYHAGRDGQAIYQNFPTATFMSTYSVGSYDPSQAWSDTDYIKHRPTDSAAAGTAMSTGVKTYDAGIGVDINRRELKHVGQYFEEAGRSTGVVSSVQFYHATPAAFIAHDVNRNNYNTIAAEMINESAADVIMAPGHPMFNDNGQPAAPSFKNLNAMHEGGKAVDGETLWNNLTQGHAGADADGDGQTDAWTFIETKAEFEAMTRGETPKRVFGVPQVASTLQQGRGGDAKAAPYAVPFNQNVPDLATMSRAALNVLDQDEDGLFLMIEGGAIDWSGHANQLGRNIEEMNDFNAAVEAVVDWVEENSSWSETLLIVTGDHETGYLSGSPDALTPVRSNGQGQLPGVYWLSGDHTNQLIPLYAKGPGAQLLKKYADERDAVRKRYLDNTEIVPAVLDLLD; translated from the coding sequence ATGTTGAACTGGAAAAAAATGATGGCTCTGGCGGTGACGGGATCCCTGGTTATGGGATTGGGCGGCACCAATGCGCTGGCTGCCAGAAAGACGGCAGGAAAGGGTCAGACGGTGCGCAATGTGATCCTCATGATCGCGGACGGCTGGGGCGAAAACCAGATCCTGGCGGCCAACTACTACCATGCAGGACGGGATGGGCAGGCGATCTATCAGAACTTCCCCACCGCCACGTTTATGAGCACTTACTCGGTGGGAAGCTACGATCCTTCCCAGGCCTGGTCAGACACTGACTACATCAAGCACCGGCCCACGGATTCAGCGGCGGCCGGAACGGCCATGTCCACCGGCGTCAAGACCTATGATGCAGGCATTGGCGTGGATATCAACCGCCGGGAACTCAAGCATGTTGGCCAGTATTTTGAGGAAGCGGGCCGCTCCACCGGCGTAGTATCCTCAGTGCAGTTCTATCATGCGACTCCGGCCGCATTCATTGCCCATGACGTCAACCGCAACAACTATAATACCATCGCCGCTGAGATGATCAATGAGTCCGCTGCGGACGTCATCATGGCTCCGGGTCATCCCATGTTCAATGACAACGGACAGCCCGCCGCTCCCAGTTTCAAGAATCTCAACGCCATGCACGAAGGCGGGAAGGCGGTCGATGGGGAGACACTGTGGAATAACCTGACCCAGGGCCATGCCGGTGCAGATGCGGATGGAGACGGTCAGACCGATGCCTGGACCTTCATCGAAACAAAAGCCGAGTTTGAAGCCATGACCCGGGGGGAAACCCCGAAGCGCGTATTCGGGGTGCCTCAAGTGGCATCCACCCTGCAGCAGGGACGCGGCGGCGATGCCAAAGCCGCTCCGTATGCGGTTCCCTTCAACCAGAATGTCCCGGATCTGGCCACCATGTCCCGGGCTGCCCTCAACGTGCTGGATCAGGATGAAGACGGACTCTTTCTGATGATTGAAGGCGGTGCCATTGACTGGTCGGGGCATGCCAACCAGCTTGGCCGAAACATCGAGGAAATGAATGACTTCAATGCCGCCGTCGAGGCCGTGGTGGACTGGGTGGAAGAAAACTCCAGCTGGAGTGAAACGCTGCTCATCGTGACCGGTGATCATGAGACCGGATACCTGTCGGGCTCACCCGATGCCCTGACTCCGGTCCGCAGCAACGGTCAGGGCCAGCTGCCCGGTGTGTACTGGCTCTCCGGCGACCATACCAACCAGCTGATCCCGCTGTATGCCAAGGGACCGGGTGCTCAGCTCCTGAAGAAATATGCCGACGAGCGCGACGCAGTCCGCAAGCGCTACCTCGACAATACCGAAATCGTCCCGGCAGTCCTGGATTTGCTGGATTAA
- a CDS encoding metallopeptidase family protein produces MESIDIDRATELLTELADELPDEIFSNLNLGILVSEEVRYSPESSPGDPLYMLGQYSRNRMGRQIVIFYGSFQKVFGHLDEVRLKERLKETLHHELLHHLESQGGEFGLEFEDHLRLQSYRDRVRRQT; encoded by the coding sequence ATGGAATCCATCGATATCGATCGTGCCACAGAGCTGTTGACTGAGCTGGCCGATGAACTCCCCGACGAAATTTTCAGCAACTTGAATCTGGGCATTCTGGTGTCGGAAGAAGTCCGCTACAGTCCGGAATCCTCTCCCGGAGATCCGCTGTACATGCTGGGGCAATACTCCAGAAACCGAATGGGACGTCAGATCGTGATCTTCTATGGCAGTTTCCAGAAAGTTTTCGGTCATCTGGACGAAGTCCGGCTGAAAGAGCGTTTAAAGGAGACCCTGCACCACGAACTGCTCCATCATCTCGAGAGCCAGGGCGGGGAGTTTGGGCTGGAGTTTGAGGATCACCTGCGCCTGCAGTCATACCGGGATCGGGTTCGCCGCCAGACCTAG
- a CDS encoding DUF72 domain-containing protein, translated as MIHIGLAGWDSQSLYEAGIRSKDKLRLYSQIYDTVEVNSTYYQFPSEATIQNWHDTVPPAFRFSIKLNRLFTHDLGLRLPLEATARLSEFLTSFAQLGDKLSWFLVQLPPSLAADPAALDGFLSTMRKILRESGLSAGIAVEFRHSTWYEPGTAEILARRQATQVISSSPGRWPCEWIAPHPESYLRLHGLKRMYHTPYSKDQLNRLKEWLDDARAPAWIYFDNTATQGARDNSRYLMQILGQPVPEETHQLTMDL; from the coding sequence ATGATTCATATTGGCCTGGCGGGCTGGGACAGTCAAAGCCTCTATGAGGCGGGCATCCGGTCCAAGGATAAGCTGCGGCTGTACAGCCAGATCTACGATACCGTGGAAGTCAATTCCACCTATTATCAGTTTCCTTCCGAAGCAACCATTCAAAACTGGCATGATACGGTGCCGCCGGCCTTTCGCTTCAGCATTAAGCTGAATCGTCTCTTTACCCATGATCTTGGACTGCGCCTGCCACTGGAAGCCACTGCCCGACTCAGCGAATTTCTGACGAGCTTCGCGCAGCTGGGGGACAAGCTGTCCTGGTTTCTGGTTCAGCTGCCGCCCAGCCTTGCAGCTGATCCGGCAGCTTTGGACGGTTTTCTTTCGACCATGCGAAAAATCCTTCGGGAATCCGGCCTTTCGGCTGGCATCGCGGTGGAATTCCGCCATTCCACCTGGTATGAACCCGGCACGGCGGAAATACTGGCGCGCCGCCAGGCAACCCAGGTAATTTCCAGCTCTCCCGGGCGATGGCCCTGCGAGTGGATTGCCCCTCACCCGGAGAGTTACCTGCGTCTGCACGGTCTGAAGCGCATGTACCATACGCCTTATTCAAAGGATCAGCTGAATCGGCTCAAGGAATGGCTGGATGATGCCAGAGCCCCTGCCTGGATCTACTTTGACAATACCGCCACCCAGGGAGCCCGCGACAACAGCCGCTATCTCATGCAGATTCTGGGTCAGCCGGTTCCGGAAGAAACTCATCAGCTGACGATGGATCTTTAG